The Synchiropus splendidus isolate RoL2022-P1 chromosome 5, RoL_Sspl_1.0, whole genome shotgun sequence DNA window ATATGTTCATTTGTGGAGAACTACTACATGAACATGAGCTTACTTTGATATACAAGTACATGATTGAGCTTGTTCAGCCTGAGCAGCTcctcacttgtttttgtttgccgAGTCAGCAGAGCCACACTAAATAATTGATGCAGCCTAAACATTGAATCAACCCCATGATCTGACATTTTCAGCTGACTCCAGACCAGTGTTCATCCCACCCCCCCTCTTCGTgaatgtcatgttttcatttctcctAATCTTTATTGACAGTTTTACTGCATTTACTGTGCTGACCTGTACATTCTGACAGCTCCACTGATGCCCAGGGTGTTTGCTATACCTACCGACCAATCTATCTATGTGTGCTTGGGTTGAAGGGTTGAAAATCGTGCCAAATGGGATTACACTGCCAATGGACTACCAGGGGAGGAGCACAGGGGAAGCCTTCGTGCAGTTTGCCTCAAAGGAGATAGCAGAGAAGGCTCTGGGGAAACACAAGGAAAGAATAGGGCACAGGTGGGACAGAGGGCAAGGGACGGGCTGGACTGGGTTGGGCTTCTTCTCTGGGATTGATGGGGGCTCTGATGGGTGTGATTAGTACAGTGGCTCATTTTTAATGGTTGGTGTGCTAGAAGCAAGTTTAAAAGGATGTCATAATGTATGTGTGCAAactgtgtgattttttttttttttttcttgaatgtcctgttttttttaaaataacatttaatgtGCAGCCTTTGACCTTGGAGCTTGTTTAACTGCATATTTAATACCATAAACAAGGGGCAGGGTTCAGTTGTGTAATGCTTGTGGACAGTGAAGGCAGCCTGGTGAGGTTGGGGTAGCTAACCAGCCGTAAGTCCAGTTAATGACCACACTGTTGTCCAGTCAGCCTGCTCCAGGTCCAAACATAAGACGTTTTACATGTGAaccttgtctgtgtgtgagtgtaagtgtgtgtgtgtgtgtgtgtgtgtgttgtaaagAGGTAGCCAATTCCTCCTGTTAACACATGCGTCTGCCATCACGGACCCACTGCCCACAGGTATATAGAAATCTTTAAGAGCAGCCGCAATGAGATCAGAGGCTACTACGATCCTCCCAGGAGGGGGATCAGCGGCCAGAGGCCCGGACCCTATGACCGACCCATGACGGGAGGCCCGAGAGGAGGGGGCTACTATGGGCCCGGCGGCAGTCGAAATGGGGGCATGGTGGACAACATGAGGAGTGGTGGTGGAGGCTACGGAGGAGGTGAGGCTCTGGCAGATATTGCTGAtagtgtcagtgtgtgtctaAGGCTCTTCGTCTCCAGGTTACAGTAACTTTGACAACTACAACGGCTTCAACAACTATGGTTTTGGTAACGGCATGTTTGACGATCGTggcagaggagagcgaggaggaggaagaggtgacgTACCTGTCGCCAGCGCGCTGTCGCAGGGCTGCACAGCAGAGTGCTCAGTTTGTCTGATGACCTCACAGGGATGGGAGGATACGGCGGGCAAAGTGACAGCGGCTCAGCGTTCCACAGCGGCCATTTTGTCCACATGAGGGGTCTGCCTTTCCGTGCAACAGAGGGGGATGTCGCCAAGGTAGGACGCCGCTGCCTGAGAGTCACCTCAAACTTGAACCTTCACTAACGTTTGTCCTGTGCAGTTCTTCGCTCCTTTGAACCCTCTGAGAGTTCACTTCGACGTGGCCCCCAACGGAAAGTCAACCGGTGAAGCAGACGTGGAGTTCCGCTGCCACGAAGACGCCGTGGCTGCCATGTCCAAAGACAAGAACCACATGCGTAAGGAAGTTTCTGTCAATCTGGTGCTAACCAGTCAAGTAAAACTTCTGAGGTGTGCTTTCACTCACAGAGCACCGCTACATCGAGCTGTTCCTCAACTCAACGTCCAGTGGTTCTTCTGAAATGAGTAAGTCCTTCATTCTTCACGATGGTTGGATATCAAGTGTTTAGAACTGTTTGGTGAAACTGTTTATAATATGAAGCTAAATCGCTGCACTGGTGAAGTCACGCTAGCTGATGCCAGGCTCACAATATT harbors:
- the hnrnph3 gene encoding heterogeneous nuclear ribonucleoprotein H3 isoform X1; protein product: MSSSEEGYVVRIRGLPWSCTPEEVASFFSDCDIVGKVDGVCFTFSKEGRPSGEAFIEVKTSEDFKNALAKDRKYMGHRYIEVFKSNRSEMDWVLKRNGPADYDSSSGCMLRLRGLPFGCSKEEIVQFFSGLKIVPNGITLPMDYQGRSTGEAFVQFASKEIAEKALGKHKERIGHRYIEIFKSSRNEIRGYYDPPRRGISGQRPGPYDRPMTGGPRGGGYYGPGGSRNGGMVDNMRSGGGGYGGGYSNFDNYNGFNNYGFGNGMFDDRGRGERGGGRGMGGYGGQSDSGSAFHSGHFVHMRGLPFRATEGDVAKFFAPLNPLRVHFDVAPNGKSTGEADVEFRCHEDAVAAMSKDKNHMQHRYIELFLNSTSSGSSEMTPMSSEDEREESDPESSRNWTNHKTRRSSYYGNSGGGGGSRSGGLRGAY
- the hnrnph3 gene encoding heterogeneous nuclear ribonucleoprotein H3 isoform X2, with protein sequence MSSSEEGYVVRIRGLPWSCTPEEVASFFSDCDIVGKVDGVCFTFSKEGRPSGEAFIEVKTSEDFKNALAKDRKYMGHRYIEVFKSNRSEMDWVLKRNGPADYDSSSGCMLRLRGLPFGCSKEEIVQFFSGLKIVPNGITLPMDYQGRSTGEAFVQFASKEIAEKALGKHKERIGHRYIEIFKSSRNEIRGYYDPPRRGISGQRPGPYDRPMTGGPRGGGYYGPGGSRNGGMVDNMRSGGGGYGGGYSNFDNYNGFNNYGFGNGMFDDRGRGERGGGRGMGGYGGQSDSGSAFHSGHFVHMRGLPFRATEGDVAKFFAPLNPLRVHFDVAPNGKSTGEADVEFRCHEDAVAAMSKDKNHMQHRYIELFLNSTSSGSSEMSRSSYYGNSGGGGGSRSGGLRGAY